From Amycolatopsis sp. WQ 127309:
GCCGCTGGGCGCCACCGGCTCGTCGTCGACCCACTCCACCGAGGCGATCAGGTACGGCGCGGACGTGCAGTCGAGCTCCCGCAGGCGGAAGCGGCGCTGGGCCAGCGTCACGACGTCGAATCGGCCGTCCGGCAGGCGTTTCGCCTCGCGCAGCACCGTGCTGCAGCCGATGTCGTACAGCTGGTCCAGACCACGCACCTCGCGGGTCAGCGACGAGCGCAGCGCGACCACGCCGAACTCGCGCCCCGGCACGGTGCCGCTCACCAGGTCCGCCGTCAGCTGCCGGTACCGCGGTTCGAAGATGTGCAGCGGGAGGCGGGTGCCGGGCAGCAGCACGGTCTGGAGCGGGAACAACGGCAGGATCGTCGTCGTCGCGTCACTTTCCGATTCCGGCTCGGTCACGCGTCCCACGGTAAGGGGAGAACGCCTCCGCCGCAGGATGGTCACCGGTTCGGCGGCTTGAACACGGCGAACGGATCGGTGATCTGCATGCCTTTGCCCGCGAAGGAGAAGAGCGCCGCGGGACGTCCGCCGGCGCGTCCCGGTGGCGCGGTGTGGCCGGTCGGGACCAGCAGTCCACGCCGGGACAGCACGCGCTGGAGGTTCGTCGCGGACACCTTGTAGCCCAGCGCGGCCGAGTACAGCCCGCGCAGCGCCGACACCGTGAACTCCTCGGGCGCGAGGGCGAACCCGAGGTTCGTATAACAGAGCTTCGAGCGCAGCCGGTCGCGGGCGCGCAGCACGATCGACTCGTGGTCGAACGCCGTGCGCGGCAGCTTCGCGACGTCGTGCCACTCGGTGTCCTCGGGCACCTCGGGGTCGACGTCGGAGGGGACCAGGGCGAGGAACGCGGTCGCCACCACGCGCGGGCCGGGGACGCGGTCCGGGGCGCTGAACACCGCGAGCTGCTCGACGTGCTTGAGCTGGCGCACGTCGACCTTCTCCTTCAGCTGGCGCCGGACGGACGTCTCGACGTCCTCGTCCGGCCGCAGCCGGCCGCCCGGCAGCGACCAGCGGCCGAGGTGCGGGTCGAGCGCGCGCCGCCACAGCAGGACCCGCAGTGTGTCCGAGCGCACTTGCAGTACCGCTCCCAAAACCTCGTGGGCCAGGGGGGTCTGGGTGTTAAGATGACTTCGCACGGTTTTCGATTATAAGGCGAAAACCGGAGAAAGGTCCAGGAGGGCCAGATGACCACCACGTTGGTTCCGGAAGGTCTCACGCCGTTCGGCGGCGTCGAGGCGAACGCGGCTTGGGCGGAGGAGGTGCGGCGCCTGGCGAAGCAGCGCGACGCGGTGCTGCTCGCGCACAACTACCAGCTCCCGGAGATCCAGGACATCGCCGACCACACCGGCGACTCGCTCGCGCTCAGCCGCATCGCGGCGAGCAGCGATGCGTCCACCATCGTCTTCTGCGGCGTGCACTTCATGGCCGAGACCGCGAAGATCCTGGCCCCGGAGAAGACCGTCCTGATCCCCGACGCGCGGGCCGGCTGCTCGCTCGCCGACTCGATCACCGGCGCCGAGCTGCGGGCCTGGAAGGCCGAGCACCCGGGCGCCGTCGTCGTCTCCTACGTCAACACCACGGCCGAGGTGAAGGCCGAAACGGACATTTGCTGCACGTCTTCGAACGCGGTCGACGTCGTCGCGTCCATCCCCGCTGACCAGGAGGTTCTCTTCCTGCCGGACCAGTTCCTCGGCGCGCACGTCAAGCGCGTCACCGGCCGGGACAACATCCACATCTGGGCCGGGGAGTGCCACGTCCACGCCGGGATCAACGGCGCGGAGCTGGCCGAGCGCGCGGCCGAGGACCCGGCGGCGGACCTGTTCATCCACCCCGAGTGCGGCTGCGCGACGTCGGCGCTCTACCTGGCCGGCGAGGGCGCGGTGGCGCCGGAGCGGGTCAAGATCCTCTCGACGGGCGACATGGTCCACGAGGCCCGCGACACCAAGGCCAAGACCGTGCTGGTGGCCACCGAGATCGGCATGATCCACCAGTTGCGCAAGGCTGCGCCGGACATCGACTTCCGCGCGGTGAACGACCGCGCGTCCTGCCGGTACATGAAGATGATCACCCCGGCGGCGCTGCTGCGGTGCCTGCGCGACGGCCTCGACGAGGTCCACGTCGACCTTGAAACGGCGTCCCGGGCGCGCGCTTCGGTGCAGCGGATGATCGAGATCGGGCAGCCCGGCGGCGCCGAATGAGCACGCCGGTTAATGACCCACAGGCGAAAACCCCGGTCTGGGAAGCGCGCGCCGACCTGGTCGTGATCGGCAGCGGCGTCGCCGGGCTGACCGCGGCG
This genomic window contains:
- a CDS encoding LON peptidase substrate-binding domain-containing protein, with the protein product MTEPESESDATTTILPLFPLQTVLLPGTRLPLHIFEPRYRQLTADLVSGTVPGREFGVVALRSSLTREVRGLDQLYDIGCSTVLREAKRLPDGRFDVVTLAQRRFRLRELDCTSAPYLIASVEWVDDEPVAPSGGVAERLAAVARTAHQRYCETAWRSDDWVEPEADAALEDLAYLLAADCLLPLEDRQRLLEERHPLRRLRIACRLLTRETGFLNTLGAVPLPPGELTDLSRPASLN
- a CDS encoding NUDIX domain-containing protein; this encodes MRSDTLRVLLWRRALDPHLGRWSLPGGRLRPDEDVETSVRRQLKEKVDVRQLKHVEQLAVFSAPDRVPGPRVVATAFLALVPSDVDPEVPEDTEWHDVAKLPRTAFDHESIVLRARDRLRSKLCYTNLGFALAPEEFTVSALRGLYSAALGYKVSATNLQRVLSRRGLLVPTGHTAPPGRAGGRPAALFSFAGKGMQITDPFAVFKPPNR
- the nadA gene encoding quinolinate synthase NadA; amino-acid sequence: MTTTLVPEGLTPFGGVEANAAWAEEVRRLAKQRDAVLLAHNYQLPEIQDIADHTGDSLALSRIAASSDASTIVFCGVHFMAETAKILAPEKTVLIPDARAGCSLADSITGAELRAWKAEHPGAVVVSYVNTTAEVKAETDICCTSSNAVDVVASIPADQEVLFLPDQFLGAHVKRVTGRDNIHIWAGECHVHAGINGAELAERAAEDPAADLFIHPECGCATSALYLAGEGAVAPERVKILSTGDMVHEARDTKAKTVLVATEIGMIHQLRKAAPDIDFRAVNDRASCRYMKMITPAALLRCLRDGLDEVHVDLETASRARASVQRMIEIGQPGGAE